One genomic region from Thermoleptolyngbya sichuanensis A183 encodes:
- the ffh gene encoding signal recognition particle protein, with product MFEALADRLEGAWKKLRGQDKISEANIQEALREVRRALLEADVNLQVVKDFVAEVQEKALGAEVISGVRPDQQFIKIVHDQLVEVMGETNVPLAEAESAPTIVLMAGLQGTGKTTATAKLALHLRKQNRSTLLVATDVYRPAAIDQLITLGKQINVPVFELGTDANPVEIARQGVAKAREDGINTVIIDTAGRLQIDEDMMDELAQIKDTVQPHEVLLVVDAMTGQEAASLTRTFHDRIGITGAILTKLDGDTRGGAALSVRQISGQPIKFVGVGEKVEALQPFYPDRMASRILGMGDVLTLVEKAQEEVGIAEAEKLQEKILNAQFDFDDFLKQTRLLKAMGSLGGIMKMIPGLNKISSEQLEQGEVQLKRAEAMINSMTREERKNPDLLSSSPSRRRRIAKGAGYGLDDVSKLVSDFQKMRSLMQQMGQGQMPGMGLPGMGGGGLFGGGAPAMGGPRNASPPGWRGYPGGPPSKKKKKDKKKKGFGTL from the coding sequence ATGTTTGAAGCCCTAGCCGATCGCCTTGAAGGAGCCTGGAAAAAACTTCGCGGCCAAGATAAAATCTCCGAAGCTAATATCCAAGAGGCCTTGCGCGAAGTGCGGCGGGCCCTGCTGGAGGCGGACGTAAACCTCCAGGTGGTGAAAGATTTCGTCGCAGAGGTGCAGGAAAAGGCGCTGGGGGCTGAGGTTATTTCTGGCGTTCGTCCCGACCAGCAGTTCATCAAAATCGTCCATGACCAGCTTGTAGAGGTTATGGGAGAAACCAACGTTCCCCTCGCCGAGGCGGAGTCTGCGCCGACCATCGTGCTGATGGCGGGTCTTCAGGGTACGGGTAAAACGACGGCTACAGCAAAGCTAGCGCTGCATCTCCGCAAGCAGAATCGCAGCACGCTGCTGGTGGCGACGGACGTGTATCGCCCCGCTGCGATCGACCAGCTCATTACGCTGGGTAAACAGATCAACGTGCCCGTGTTTGAGCTAGGCACGGATGCTAACCCGGTAGAAATTGCTCGACAGGGCGTTGCCAAAGCCAGAGAAGACGGCATTAACACAGTCATCATCGACACGGCAGGTCGCCTGCAAATCGATGAGGACATGATGGACGAGCTAGCACAGATCAAAGACACCGTGCAGCCCCACGAAGTGCTGCTGGTGGTGGACGCGATGACAGGGCAAGAGGCGGCAAGCCTCACCCGCACGTTTCACGACCGCATCGGCATTACGGGCGCAATTTTGACCAAGCTAGATGGCGACACGCGGGGCGGCGCGGCCCTGTCGGTACGGCAGATCTCGGGGCAGCCGATTAAGTTTGTGGGCGTGGGCGAAAAGGTGGAGGCGCTCCAGCCGTTCTATCCCGACCGGATGGCATCCCGCATTTTGGGTATGGGCGACGTGCTGACGCTGGTCGAAAAAGCCCAGGAAGAAGTCGGTATCGCCGAAGCCGAAAAGCTGCAAGAGAAAATCCTCAATGCCCAGTTTGACTTTGACGACTTTTTGAAGCAGACTCGCTTGCTGAAAGCGATGGGGTCGCTGGGCGGCATCATGAAAATGATCCCCGGCTTGAACAAGATTTCGAGCGAACAGCTAGAGCAGGGCGAGGTGCAGCTCAAGCGGGCAGAGGCAATGATCAACTCTATGACCCGCGAGGAGCGCAAAAACCCGGATTTGCTCTCTAGTTCCCCTAGCCGCCGCCGCCGCATTGCTAAGGGTGCAGGCTATGGACTAGACGACGTGAGCAAGCTGGTCAGCGACTTCCAAAAGATGCGATCGCTCATGCAGCAAATGGGCCAGGGACAGATGCCGGGGATGGGGCTGCCGGGGATGGGCGGTGGCGGCCTCTTTGGTGGGGGCGCTCCTGCGATGGGCGGCCCGCGCAACGCCTCACCTCCCGGCTGGCGCGGCTATCCTGGTGGGCCACCCTCTAAGAAAAAGAAAAAGGACAAGAAAAAGAAGGGGTTTGGAACCCTCTAG
- the htpG gene encoding molecular chaperone HtpG: MTTILEQGNISIHTENIFPIIKKWLYSDHEIFLRELISNAVDAIQKLRMVSHSGEYSGDLGDPLIEIKIDKDAKTLSVSDNGIGMTADEVKKYINQVAFSSAEEFVEKYKASSDQQIIGHFGLGFYSSFMVAKHVRIDTLSYKDGAQPVRWDCDGSTEFQLSESDRTTRGTTITLTLQDEEEEYLETARIQQLVRKYCDFMPVPIYLDGEQINRQKAPWKESPSSLTKDDYLEFYRYLYPFQEDPLLWVHLNTDYPFVVNGILYFPKLRPDVDVTKGQIKLFCNQVFVSDNCEEVIPRFLMPLRGVIDSSDIPLNVSRSFLQNDRTVRRIADYIAKKVGDRLKELYRDDREAYIRSWQDLGTFVKFGSMNDDKFKKQVEDILIFRTTYQEPPAEKPAVEVQTAEGDVWESGAAAPSNTVDGKTYTTLKDYLERVKERHENRVFYCNDESGQATYVELHKSQGLEVLFLDSFIDSHFVSFLEREYPEVRFSRVDSELDDTLIDKDQANDIIDPTTNKTRSEQIKELFEKALNKPKLTIRTEALKSDNAEAAPPAMVLLPESLRRLQEMTALLQQQEMAFPEEHILLVNTAHPLVQNLLSRSQGTILQPDGSAASDDLSTLLCQHIYDLALMSQKGFDAEGMKAFVERSNQVLTRLTR, translated from the coding sequence ATGACGACGATTCTGGAACAGGGCAATATTTCCATTCATACCGAGAATATTTTCCCGATTATCAAGAAGTGGCTCTATTCCGACCACGAAATCTTCTTGCGGGAGCTGATATCCAACGCCGTAGACGCGATCCAAAAGCTGCGAATGGTGTCGCACTCCGGCGAATATTCCGGCGATTTGGGCGATCCGCTAATTGAAATCAAAATCGACAAGGACGCAAAAACGCTGTCGGTGTCCGACAACGGCATCGGCATGACCGCCGACGAAGTAAAAAAGTACATCAATCAGGTGGCGTTTTCTAGCGCCGAAGAGTTTGTCGAAAAGTACAAAGCCAGCAGCGATCAGCAGATTATTGGCCACTTTGGGCTGGGTTTTTATTCGTCCTTTATGGTGGCGAAGCATGTCCGCATCGATACGCTGTCCTACAAAGATGGCGCTCAGCCCGTCCGGTGGGATTGTGACGGGTCTACGGAGTTTCAGTTGTCCGAGTCCGATCGCACGACGCGGGGCACCACAATTACGCTGACGTTGCAGGACGAAGAAGAGGAATACCTGGAAACCGCCCGCATTCAGCAGTTGGTGCGGAAGTATTGCGACTTTATGCCCGTGCCGATCTACCTAGACGGCGAGCAAATCAACCGCCAGAAAGCACCCTGGAAAGAATCGCCCAGTTCGCTGACCAAGGATGACTACCTGGAGTTTTATCGCTATCTCTATCCGTTCCAGGAAGACCCGCTGCTGTGGGTGCATTTGAATACCGATTATCCCTTTGTCGTAAACGGCATTCTCTACTTTCCCAAGCTGCGCCCCGATGTGGACGTGACCAAGGGGCAAATCAAGCTGTTCTGCAATCAGGTCTTCGTCAGCGACAACTGCGAAGAGGTGATTCCCCGATTCCTGATGCCGCTGCGGGGCGTGATTGATAGCTCCGACATTCCGCTGAACGTGTCGCGCAGCTTCTTGCAGAACGATCGCACAGTGCGCCGCATTGCGGACTATATTGCGAAAAAGGTGGGCGATCGCCTCAAGGAACTCTACCGCGACGACCGCGAAGCCTACATCCGCAGTTGGCAAGACCTGGGCACCTTTGTCAAATTCGGCTCGATGAACGACGACAAGTTCAAAAAGCAGGTCGAAGATATCCTGATTTTCCGCACGACTTATCAGGAGCCACCCGCCGAGAAACCGGCTGTAGAAGTGCAGACTGCCGAGGGCGACGTGTGGGAGTCGGGTGCTGCCGCTCCATCCAACACGGTCGATGGCAAAACCTACACCACGCTCAAGGATTATCTAGAGCGGGTGAAAGAGCGCCACGAAAACCGCGTCTTCTATTGCAACGATGAGTCGGGTCAGGCGACCTATGTGGAGTTGCACAAGAGCCAGGGGCTAGAGGTGCTGTTCCTAGATTCCTTCATCGATTCGCACTTTGTCAGCTTCTTGGAGCGAGAATATCCCGAAGTGCGCTTCTCGCGGGTGGATTCGGAACTTGACGATACGCTGATTGATAAAGACCAGGCAAACGACATCATTGACCCGACCACCAACAAGACCCGCAGCGAACAGATTAAAGAACTGTTTGAAAAGGCGCTGAACAAGCCCAAGCTGACGATTCGCACTGAAGCGCTCAAATCCGACAATGCCGAAGCCGCGCCGCCCGCGATGGTGCTGCTGCCCGAAAGCCTGCGCCGCCTCCAGGAAATGACCGCGCTGCTACAACAGCAGGAAATGGCGTTCCCAGAGGAACACATTCTGCTAGTCAACACGGCCCATCCGCTGGTGCAAAACTTGCTGTCCCGCAGCCAGGGCACGATTCTCCAGCCCGATGGTTCGGCCGCCTCAGACGATCTCTCAACGCTGCTCTGCCAGCACATCTACGACCTAGCGCTGATGAGCCAGAAGGGGTTTGATGCAGAGGGCATGAAGGCCTTCGTAGAGCGCTCGAACCAGGTGCTAACCCGCCTGACTCGTTAG
- a CDS encoding MOSC domain-containing protein, protein MQILHLFTKTASGKPPTSCDRLWLRRGLGIEGDAHARAGSPRQVLLASAPVLMEHGLRPGDLRENILLDGVVEALVSGQVLQLGKAAQVRIMGDCEPCAYLNTLQPGLAKRINGRRGMLAIVIRDGAVQVGDRTTTLPQTFPAVPNDTRGKLHEFVARIPPGRVVRTTELLVALGLTASHYRTIPVMLKKADAGLPVHRVVGAGGRLLTQHLPDQAERLAAEQVEIEQGEVRAEFCWEPQQFHALEV, encoded by the coding sequence TTGCAGATTCTCCACCTGTTTACCAAAACCGCGTCTGGCAAACCGCCCACGTCGTGCGATCGCCTCTGGTTGCGGCGGGGGCTGGGCATTGAGGGCGATGCCCATGCGCGGGCGGGCAGTCCCCGACAGGTGTTGCTGGCCAGCGCTCCGGTGCTGATGGAACACGGGCTGCGGCCGGGCGACTTGCGAGAAAACATCCTGCTGGACGGCGTGGTGGAAGCATTGGTATCGGGTCAGGTGTTGCAGCTTGGCAAGGCGGCGCAGGTGCGGATCATGGGCGACTGCGAACCCTGCGCCTATCTGAACACACTCCAGCCGGGGCTGGCAAAGCGGATTAACGGACGGCGGGGAATGCTGGCGATAGTGATTCGGGATGGGGCGGTGCAGGTGGGCGATCGCACAACCACTCTCCCCCAGACCTTTCCCGCCGTGCCCAACGACACGCGGGGCAAACTGCACGAGTTTGTAGCGCGAATTCCGCCGGGGCGCGTGGTGCGGACGACGGAATTGCTGGTGGCGCTGGGGCTAACGGCCAGCCACTATCGCACCATTCCCGTAATGTTGAAAAAGGCAGATGCAGGGCTGCCCGTGCATCGCGTCGTGGGTGCAGGCGGACGGCTGCTGACTCAGCACTTGCCCGACCAAGCGGAACGGCTGGCAGCCGAGCAAGTGGAAATTGAACAGGGCGAAGTGCGGGCAGAATTCTGCTGGGAGCCGCAGCAGTTTCACGCGCTGGAGGTGTGA
- a CDS encoding PspA/IM30 family protein encodes MGLLDRIWRVIRANLNSLISQAEDPEKILEQTVIDMQEDLIRLRQAVAQAIATQKRTERQQAQAEAQSREWYQRARLALQKGEEVLAREALTRRKTYQDTAEALKGQIEQQAGIVAQMKKNMIMLESKLAEAKTKKDLYIARARSAKASERLNEMIGKYNPEGALAAFERMEQKVLDLEARSEAIAELNADKLEERFAQIESGGDIDSELAAMKAELIGKPAHELASGESARSLPEADDLARLRSQLEES; translated from the coding sequence ATGGGACTGCTTGACCGAATCTGGCGCGTGATTCGAGCCAACCTGAACAGCCTGATCAGCCAGGCCGAAGATCCAGAGAAAATTCTGGAACAGACCGTCATTGATATGCAGGAAGACCTGATCCGGCTGAGGCAGGCGGTGGCCCAGGCGATCGCCACCCAAAAGCGCACCGAGCGGCAGCAGGCCCAGGCAGAGGCCCAATCCCGCGAGTGGTATCAGCGGGCGCGACTGGCGCTGCAAAAGGGCGAAGAAGTCTTGGCACGGGAGGCGCTCACCCGCCGCAAGACCTATCAAGACACCGCAGAGGCGCTGAAGGGGCAAATCGAGCAGCAGGCTGGCATCGTCGCCCAGATGAAGAAAAACATGATCATGCTGGAAAGCAAGCTGGCGGAGGCAAAGACGAAGAAAGATCTCTATATCGCCCGCGCCCGCTCTGCCAAGGCTTCTGAGCGGCTGAACGAAATGATTGGCAAGTATAACCCTGAGGGCGCACTGGCTGCCTTCGAGCGAATGGAGCAAAAGGTGCTGGATCTGGAAGCGCGGTCGGAGGCGATCGCCGAACTGAATGCCGACAAGCTCGAAGAACGCTTTGCCCAGATCGAAAGCGGCGGCGACATCGACAGTGAACTGGCTGCGATGAAGGCAGAACTAATCGGGAAGCCCGCCCATGAGCTAGCGTCTGGTGAGTCTGCCAGATCACTACCCGAAGCCGATGACTTGGCCCGCCTGCGATCGCAGCTTGAAGAGAGCTAG
- the lipA gene encoding lipoyl synthase translates to MSQPVEQLPLEFTQEFSLPQPERVPPAAIPRPSLPDWLRRPIGNARDLSTVQQIIKKRQIHTICEEGRCPNRGECYGQKTATFLLMGPTCTRSCAFCQVDKGHAPMPLDPEEPQKVAEAVQLLGLRYVVLTAVARDDLPDGGAGRFAETMAAIRLRNPDTQIEVLTPDFWGGPGGEAAQIERIQTVVNAQPACYNHNVETVRRLQGPVRRGAKYERSLFVLQQVKVLNPQIPTKSGLMLGHGETEAEVLETLRDLRAVGCDRLTLGQYMQPSLDHLPVQRYWTPEAFEQLGAIAREMGFSHVRSGPLVRSSYHAGEEA, encoded by the coding sequence ATGAGCCAACCTGTCGAACAGTTGCCTCTAGAATTTACGCAGGAATTTTCTCTGCCACAGCCCGAAAGGGTGCCCCCTGCGGCCATCCCTCGACCCAGCCTGCCCGACTGGCTGCGGCGACCGATTGGCAACGCCCGCGACCTGTCCACAGTTCAGCAAATCATCAAAAAGCGGCAGATCCACACGATTTGCGAAGAGGGGCGCTGTCCTAACCGGGGCGAGTGCTATGGCCAGAAGACCGCGACGTTTTTGCTGATGGGGCCGACCTGCACGCGCAGTTGTGCCTTTTGCCAGGTGGATAAGGGGCACGCCCCGATGCCGCTCGATCCAGAAGAGCCGCAAAAAGTGGCGGAAGCGGTGCAGCTTTTGGGCTTGCGCTACGTGGTGCTGACTGCGGTAGCACGGGACGACCTGCCCGACGGCGGCGCGGGCAGGTTTGCCGAGACGATGGCGGCAATTCGGCTGCGAAACCCCGATACCCAGATCGAAGTGCTGACTCCAGATTTTTGGGGTGGCCCTGGGGGCGAAGCCGCCCAGATCGAGCGCATCCAGACCGTGGTGAATGCCCAACCTGCCTGCTACAACCACAATGTGGAAACGGTGCGGCGGCTGCAAGGGCCCGTGCGGCGAGGCGCAAAGTATGAGCGATCGCTCTTTGTGTTGCAGCAGGTCAAGGTCTTGAACCCCCAGATTCCCACCAAGTCGGGGCTGATGCTGGGGCATGGCGAAACCGAGGCAGAGGTGCTGGAAACCCTGCGGGATCTACGTGCTGTGGGCTGCGATCGCCTCACGCTGGGTCAATATATGCAGCCGTCGCTCGACCATCTGCCCGTGCAGCGGTATTGGACTCCCGAAGCGTTTGAGCAGCTAGGGGCGATCGCCCGCGAGATGGGCTTTAGCCATGTGCGGTCGGGCCCGCTGGTGCGGAGTTCGTACCACGCAGGCGAAGAGGCATAG
- a CDS encoding response regulator — translation MASHKILVIDDSRVIRNMVRDMLPKGNFEVLEAKDGVEGINLIHQEHPNLIMLDFLLPRMSGWEVFQEIQAKPELRAPLVLMSGRREEVTEKLPEPFEYFEFIEKPFEQKDLVEAIKSAMAKFKKWPQPVGVGAAAAAPASTASSSAEVAALNQKIDKMQAEIDTLKKQMAQLLTFIKQKLK, via the coding sequence GTGGCAAGTCACAAAATCCTGGTTATCGACGACAGCCGAGTCATCCGCAACATGGTGCGCGACATGCTGCCCAAGGGAAATTTTGAGGTGTTGGAAGCCAAAGATGGGGTGGAGGGCATCAACCTGATTCACCAAGAGCATCCCAACCTGATCATGCTGGACTTCTTGCTGCCCCGCATGAGCGGCTGGGAGGTGTTTCAGGAAATTCAGGCAAAACCCGAACTGCGTGCGCCACTGGTGCTGATGTCGGGCCGCCGCGAAGAGGTGACGGAAAAACTTCCGGAACCGTTCGAGTATTTCGAGTTCATTGAAAAGCCCTTCGAGCAAAAGGATCTGGTCGAAGCGATCAAATCCGCCATGGCCAAGTTCAAGAAATGGCCCCAGCCTGTGGGCGTAGGCGCGGCTGCGGCAGCCCCAGCAAGCACCGCCTCCAGCAGCGCAGAGGTAGCCGCGCTGAACCAGAAGATTGACAAAATGCAGGCCGAAATCGACACGCTCAAAAAGCAGATGGCCCAACTGCTTACGTTTATCAAGCAAAAGCTGAAGTAA
- the rpmB gene encoding 50S ribosomal protein L28, producing MSRTCELTGKKANNGYAVSHSHRRTKKLQQVNLQEKRVWWPQGKRFVTLRLSTKAIKTLEKKGIDAMAKAAGIDLNKM from the coding sequence ATGAGCCGCACTTGTGAACTCACGGGCAAGAAGGCCAACAATGGCTACGCCGTTTCCCACTCGCACCGCCGCACGAAAAAGCTGCAACAGGTGAACCTGCAAGAAAAGCGAGTTTGGTGGCCGCAGGGCAAGCGGTTTGTGACGCTGCGCCTGTCTACCAAGGCGATCAAGACCCTCGAAAAGAAGGGGATTGACGCAATGGCTAAAGCTGCGGGCATTGACCTGAACAAGATGTAA
- a CDS encoding MBL fold metallo-hydrolase has protein sequence MIFNELQQFRQTLYASLGNARDALFDLMDAVLVSACIVSFVRLSQSPVFRRQWSSTYEALRDSRLPRSKVLKLLVQQIPTQQQPLLAGDASRWNRPAARRLKDRTLSGRTGHAPIAGQNYSTLAWIAEDRGSWALPLRHERITSFETPASKAAFQLKQVTRQLAVRPLAIYDRGYGNASFVNQTAGIEADLLLRVTSNRCVYGAPPAYRGRGAPAKHGHKMKLNDPDTWSVPVETVEVDDPNWGRVRVSRWSAYHFRKSPKRAMEVLRVEVLETQSSTRRLAPLWLVWLGEQMPPLETLWLHYLRRFAIEHWYRFAKQRLYWTHPQFSSVSATEQWSSLMPLLSWQLWLARKDCTDFTCVYDKHFPFPSRLVPLPLAGQAKLAALDQDVFHFPDDAVDTAESLKLSSRQALQGLIRHGISSLDLALPCAYPSLQAFIPNWHIPSHSCRRSKVKPYRSGKGAIRSRCRNVKHLDSIGTVAMYLTWLDNNSWLIDLDEVRILLDPWLVGPLTVGNQEWLLKVTHRTPPAIPDRVDLILLSQGLEDHAHVETLKALDKAIPVVCSPNAVSLVTGLGYGSVTALAHGETYTHETYTHKGVSIQAFPGSPIGPFLTENAYVLTGQTEGTRLYYEPHGFHAPALADLAPVDVAIAPLMTVKLPLVGAIIQGQESAVDLARSLCLRYLLPTGAGQAVDYAGLLPSLLKGEGGPAECRALLAQAGLATEVLEPKPGDCLSIAPASSPETPSVAA, from the coding sequence ATGATTTTCAACGAACTTCAGCAATTTCGCCAAACGTTGTATGCCAGCTTGGGAAACGCCAGAGATGCCCTGTTTGATCTGATGGATGCCGTGTTAGTGAGTGCGTGCATCGTGTCGTTTGTGAGGCTATCGCAGAGTCCTGTCTTTCGTCGCCAGTGGTCGAGCACCTATGAAGCGTTGCGCGATAGCCGCCTACCCCGATCAAAGGTGCTGAAGCTGTTGGTGCAGCAGATACCGACTCAGCAGCAACCGTTGTTGGCAGGTGATGCGAGTCGGTGGAACCGTCCTGCTGCCAGGCGTTTGAAAGACCGCACCTTATCAGGCAGAACAGGACATGCCCCGATAGCCGGACAAAACTACAGTACCTTAGCCTGGATTGCTGAAGACAGGGGCAGTTGGGCATTACCATTGCGGCATGAGCGCATCACCAGCTTTGAAACACCCGCCAGTAAAGCGGCATTCCAACTCAAACAAGTGACTCGGCAGTTAGCGGTGCGTCCGTTGGCGATCTACGACCGAGGGTACGGCAATGCCAGTTTTGTCAACCAAACGGCAGGGATTGAGGCAGACTTGCTGCTGCGGGTTACATCCAATCGATGTGTCTATGGCGCGCCCCCAGCGTATCGAGGGCGAGGCGCACCTGCCAAGCATGGACATAAGATGAAACTCAATGACCCTGACACTTGGAGTGTCCCGGTCGAAACCGTTGAAGTCGATGATCCCAACTGGGGACGAGTGCGGGTCAGTCGTTGGAGTGCATACCATTTCCGCAAATCCCCCAAACGGGCAATGGAAGTGTTGCGCGTGGAGGTGCTGGAGACACAGAGCAGCACGCGACGCTTGGCTCCTTTGTGGTTAGTTTGGCTGGGTGAGCAGATGCCTCCGTTAGAAACCCTGTGGTTGCACTACCTCCGTCGCTTTGCCATTGAACACTGGTATCGCTTTGCCAAGCAGAGGCTATATTGGACACATCCCCAGTTCAGTTCTGTATCGGCAACCGAACAGTGGAGCAGCCTGATGCCGTTGCTCAGTTGGCAGTTGTGGTTAGCGCGAAAGGACTGTACTGACTTCACCTGCGTCTACGATAAACACTTTCCATTCCCATCCAGGCTGGTACCACTGCCGTTGGCTGGGCAAGCGAAACTTGCCGCACTTGATCAAGATGTCTTCCACTTTCCTGATGATGCGGTTGACACCGCAGAATCGCTTAAACTCTCCAGCAGACAGGCTTTGCAAGGCTTGATAAGGCATGGCATTTCCTCCTTGGATTTAGCTCTGCCATGCGCCTACCCATCTTTGCAAGCTTTTATCCCTAACTGGCACATTCCCTCCCATTCATGCAGGAGGTCTAAGGTAAAGCCTTACCGCTCCGGCAAGGGAGCGATAAGATCAAGATGTCGAAATGTTAAGCATCTGGATTCTATAGGGACAGTTGCCATGTATCTCACCTGGCTAGACAATAACTCTTGGCTCATCGACCTAGACGAGGTGCGGATTTTGCTCGATCCGTGGCTGGTGGGGCCGCTGACGGTGGGCAACCAGGAGTGGCTATTGAAGGTGACGCATCGCACGCCGCCCGCCATCCCCGATAGGGTGGATCTGATCCTGCTGTCGCAGGGGCTAGAGGATCATGCCCATGTGGAGACGCTGAAGGCGCTGGACAAGGCGATTCCGGTGGTGTGTTCGCCAAATGCGGTCAGCCTTGTGACGGGGCTGGGCTATGGCTCGGTGACGGCGCTGGCGCACGGCGAAACGTATACCCACGAAACGTATACCCACAAGGGCGTTTCGATTCAAGCGTTTCCGGGGTCACCCATTGGCCCGTTTTTGACGGAAAATGCCTATGTGCTGACGGGGCAAACCGAGGGGACACGGCTCTACTACGAGCCACACGGCTTTCATGCGCCCGCGCTGGCAGACCTCGCGCCAGTAGATGTCGCGATCGCCCCGCTGATGACGGTGAAACTGCCGCTGGTGGGCGCGATTATCCAAGGTCAGGAGAGCGCGGTGGATTTGGCGCGATCGCTCTGTCTGCGATACCTGCTGCCGACGGGGGCGGGCCAGGCGGTGGACTATGCTGGGCTGCTGCCGTCGCTGCTGAAGGGGGAGGGTGGCCCGGCGGAGTGTCGAGCGCTGTTGGCGCAGGCGGGCTTGGCGACGGAAGTACTGGAACCCAAACCGGGCGATTGCCTTTCGATTGCCCCAGCCTCCTCTCCGGAAACTCCCTCCGTGGCGGCGTAG